One stretch of Bacteroidales bacterium DNA includes these proteins:
- a CDS encoding carboxypeptidase-like regulatory domain-containing protein — MMRNLLLSVGFFLAASMLVYSQSGTLKGRILDKDSKEPIPFCNIIIEVTGAQKGGATSDFDGNYTIKPINPGTYDVKATYVGYKSKMVTGVIIRSDKITFLDIEMESTTVTLETFEVIDYKVPLISKDQTSSGGTVTAEEISKMPNKSAAAVATTVGGVYSADGEVGSIRGQRSENTIYYIDGIRVTGSTALPESAIDQVSVVLGGIPAQYGDATGGIINVTTKGPSRKFGMGIEAQTSQYLDPYGYNRVGLNLNGPLIKSKDPSKNVSLLGYFIAGEFIYNKDGRPSATDLYKVNDEVLTSLQERPLRPTGTGSGTYYNTDFLRKTDLEKINSSLNSANYQVNVSGKIDVRTSPTVDLSFGGNYSMYDSYNYNFFHSLTNYDNNSHSYGNTWRVFGKFTQRFPADKESRSLIKNVFYTIQADYTKTMGVTEDSEHRDDLFSYGYIGKFTTFKTRNYTPTQEYDPVAGLYGYLMDNWQDTLYSFEPGTANPILANYTSQYYEMHPYIPNRNAVILSEGGILNGRGPESIYSLWANPGTLQAGYGKSDTEQIGIDLMASADIGNHAIQFGLQYQQRASSGYNVAPTQFWSKMVQTTNWHIRELDLANPQPVFVDGIFQDTINYYRKYDANSQFFFDKQLRQALGLPVDGLDWIDVESYDVNTHTLYYFDKDGVNHQAVLEDGLNINMFSPEELLNEGDQIVGYYGYDPYGNKLDEKPSFEDFFTQKDDNGNYTRAIGAYEPIYMAGYIQDVFAFRDLIFNVGLRVDRFDANQKVLKDQYVLYPAKTVKEVNDLGSHPSNMGQDYVVYVDNVNNPTSIMGYRNEGVWYNEKGVEVVNPETELDAGNGISPYLVDPNNRTIQAEAFEDYDPVLNFMPRIAFSFPISDEALFYAHYDILTQRPTSNFFSTPTDYYYWEIRGNPTINNPNLRPEKTIDYELGFQQKLGPTSSLNISAFYREVRDKIQSYRFTGAYPTTYYSYNNIDFGTIKGLTLTYDLRRTNNARVRASYTLQFADGTGSNPETAQAFIRSGQPNLRTLNPLDIDQRHRINISFDYRWGEGVEYNGPVTRKQAKDSDNVRNIKWLENTGINITLFGGSGTPYTRSSEIYPALIQNNLVIQGSLNGSRLPWNFRMDARVDRDIRIGVGKGENHRKTYMNVYFQILNVLNAKNILNVYPATGNPDDDGYLAADEWQTQINQQLNPESYRELYELALDQPGNYSSPRKIRIGLIYNF; from the coding sequence ATGATGAGAAATTTACTGTTAAGTGTTGGGTTTTTCCTTGCTGCCAGCATGCTTGTATATTCCCAGTCAGGGACATTGAAAGGCCGGATCCTTGATAAAGATTCGAAAGAACCGATCCCGTTCTGTAACATTATCATAGAAGTTACGGGAGCCCAAAAAGGGGGTGCCACATCGGACTTTGACGGAAATTATACGATCAAACCCATCAATCCGGGAACATATGATGTCAAGGCCACCTATGTTGGCTACAAATCCAAGATGGTAACCGGTGTGATCATCAGGTCAGACAAGATCACCTTCCTCGATATTGAAATGGAATCGACAACGGTCACCCTGGAGACCTTTGAAGTGATTGATTATAAAGTTCCTTTGATCAGCAAGGACCAGACCTCATCAGGGGGTACGGTGACGGCAGAGGAAATCTCCAAGATGCCGAATAAATCCGCTGCTGCCGTGGCAACGACCGTTGGAGGTGTTTACTCAGCGGATGGCGAAGTTGGTAGTATCCGCGGACAGCGCTCTGAGAACACCATCTACTATATTGACGGCATACGTGTCACGGGATCCACCGCCCTGCCTGAATCAGCCATCGACCAGGTGTCCGTGGTACTCGGTGGCATACCAGCGCAGTACGGCGATGCTACCGGGGGTATCATTAATGTTACCACCAAAGGACCTTCCCGTAAATTCGGGATGGGCATTGAAGCCCAGACCTCGCAGTATCTTGATCCCTACGGGTACAACCGGGTTGGACTGAACCTGAACGGGCCCCTGATCAAAAGCAAAGATCCCAGCAAAAATGTTTCGCTCCTGGGCTACTTCATTGCAGGTGAGTTCATTTACAACAAAGATGGACGGCCATCGGCCACCGATCTGTATAAGGTGAACGATGAAGTACTGACTTCCCTCCAGGAAAGACCGCTCCGACCAACCGGAACAGGCTCGGGTACTTATTACAACACGGACTTCCTGCGCAAGACAGACCTGGAAAAAATCAACTCCTCCCTGAATTCTGCAAACTACCAGGTGAACGTTTCCGGTAAGATCGATGTGCGAACATCCCCCACCGTTGACCTTTCGTTCGGAGGCAACTACAGCATGTACGATTCCTATAATTACAATTTTTTCCACTCCCTGACCAATTACGACAACAACAGCCACTCTTACGGAAATACCTGGAGGGTGTTCGGGAAATTTACACAGCGGTTCCCTGCAGACAAAGAAAGCAGATCACTGATCAAAAATGTATTCTATACCATACAGGCCGACTACACAAAAACGATGGGCGTCACGGAAGATTCAGAGCACCGGGATGACCTGTTCAGCTACGGCTATATTGGTAAATTCACAACCTTCAAGACCAGGAATTATACGCCAACCCAGGAGTATGACCCTGTTGCAGGACTCTATGGTTATCTGATGGATAACTGGCAGGATACACTCTATTCTTTTGAACCCGGAACAGCCAATCCAATCCTGGCCAACTATACCAGCCAGTATTATGAAATGCATCCTTACATTCCAAACCGAAACGCTGTCATTCTGAGTGAGGGAGGTATACTCAACGGGAGAGGTCCTGAAAGCATTTACAGCCTGTGGGCCAATCCTGGCACCCTCCAGGCAGGTTATGGCAAAAGCGATACGGAACAAATCGGGATTGACCTGATGGCATCAGCAGATATCGGCAACCATGCCATCCAGTTTGGTTTACAGTACCAGCAGCGTGCATCCAGCGGATACAATGTAGCGCCAACACAATTCTGGTCAAAAATGGTACAGACCACGAACTGGCATATCCGCGAACTGGATCTGGCCAACCCGCAACCCGTATTTGTCGATGGCATCTTCCAGGATACGATCAACTACTACCGCAAGTATGATGCGAATTCACAATTCTTCTTCGACAAACAACTCAGGCAGGCCCTTGGACTACCGGTAGACGGACTGGATTGGATTGATGTGGAATCCTATGATGTCAATACCCACACATTATATTATTTCGATAAAGATGGCGTGAATCACCAGGCAGTGCTCGAGGATGGACTGAATATCAATATGTTCAGCCCTGAGGAGCTCCTCAATGAAGGTGACCAGATCGTCGGTTATTACGGTTATGATCCTTATGGTAATAAGCTGGATGAAAAACCCAGCTTTGAGGATTTTTTCACACAAAAAGATGATAACGGTAATTACACCCGTGCCATCGGTGCTTACGAACCCATCTATATGGCCGGTTACATACAGGATGTTTTTGCCTTCAGGGACTTGATCTTCAATGTCGGATTACGTGTCGACCGGTTTGATGCCAATCAGAAGGTCCTTAAAGACCAGTATGTACTTTATCCCGCCAAAACGGTCAAGGAGGTCAATGACCTTGGCAGTCATCCTTCCAACATGGGTCAGGATTATGTCGTTTACGTGGATAATGTAAACAATCCCACCTCAATAATGGGTTACCGCAACGAAGGCGTCTGGTACAATGAAAAAGGTGTTGAAGTGGTCAATCCTGAAACTGAACTGGATGCGGGCAACGGCATTTCACCTTACCTGGTGGATCCCAATAACCGGACCATACAGGCTGAAGCATTTGAAGATTATGATCCTGTCCTGAATTTCATGCCCAGGATCGCTTTCTCCTTTCCGATATCCGATGAAGCATTGTTCTATGCCCATTACGATATTTTAACGCAGCGGCCCACCAGCAACTTCTTTTCAACCCCCACAGATTATTATTACTGGGAGATCAGAGGAAATCCTACCATTAACAACCCCAACCTGCGTCCCGAAAAGACCATTGACTATGAGCTTGGTTTCCAGCAGAAACTGGGTCCGACCTCTTCCCTGAACATCTCAGCGTTCTACAGGGAGGTCAGGGATAAGATCCAGAGTTACCGTTTTACAGGAGCTTACCCCACAACCTATTATTCGTACAATAACATTGACTTTGGGACTATCAAAGGTCTGACGTTAACCTATGACCTGCGTCGCACAAACAATGCGAGGGTACGCGCCAGTTACACCCTTCAATTTGCCGATGGCACCGGGTCTAATCCTGAAACTGCCCAGGCCTTCATCCGTTCCGGCCAGCCAAACCTCCGTACCCTCAATCCGCTCGATATCGATCAGCGTCACCGTATCAATATTTCATTCGACTATCGCTGGGGAGAGGGGGTAGAATATAATGGCCCTGTCACACGCAAACAGGCGAAGGACTCCGACAATGTGAGAAACATCAAATGGCTGGAAAATACAGGTATCAATATAACCCTGTTCGGTGGCTCCGGAACACCCTACACAAGGTCATCCGAGATCTATCCTGCCCTTATCCAGAATAACCTGGTCATCCAGGGCTCACTCAACGGATCCCGTCTGCCATGGAATTTCAGGATGGATGCCAGGGTTGACCGCGATATCCGAATCGGTGTGGGCAAGGGTGAAAATCACCGGAAAACATACATGAACGTTTATTTCCAGATATTGAATGTTTTGAATGCCAAAAACATTCTTAACGTCTATCCTGCTACCGGCAACCCGGATGATGATGGTTACCTGGCAGCCGATGAATGGCAAACACAGATCAATCAGCAACTGAACCCGGAATCCTACCGTGAACTTTATGAACTGGCACTCGACCAGCCAGGAAACTACAGCTCACCGAGAAAGATCCGGATCGGATTGATCTATAATTTCTAA
- a CDS encoding LytTR family DNA-binding domain-containing protein — MLRAVIVEDEKKSQDALMAMLRRYCEQVDVIGVADGVESGLKMITKLQPDVLFLDIQMPDGSGFKLLELLGEHPFQIIFITAFDQYAIRAIRYSALDYLLKPIIPEELVKAVEKAEANKMSRQVNENVRALLENMKNAPDQPETIVLSTTEKLHVVKIETIIRCESDNYYTRFFFTNGKTLLVSKTLKEFEELLKDHHFIRPHKSHLINLRHIRSFYRQESGQILMTDGSPVPVSRRKREFVIRMISHL, encoded by the coding sequence ATGCTTCGTGCTGTCATTGTCGAAGATGAAAAAAAATCACAGGACGCATTAATGGCGATGCTGCGGCGTTACTGCGAACAGGTTGACGTCATTGGCGTTGCTGATGGGGTTGAAAGCGGGCTTAAAATGATCACGAAGCTGCAGCCTGATGTGCTGTTTCTGGATATCCAGATGCCCGACGGCAGCGGTTTTAAGCTACTGGAACTTCTTGGAGAACATCCCTTCCAGATTATTTTCATAACTGCCTTCGACCAGTATGCCATCAGGGCAATTCGCTACAGTGCGCTGGATTATCTTCTGAAACCGATCATTCCGGAGGAACTTGTCAAAGCGGTGGAAAAAGCCGAGGCGAACAAAATGTCCCGTCAGGTGAATGAAAATGTCCGTGCCTTGCTGGAAAACATGAAAAATGCACCGGATCAACCGGAAACGATCGTCTTATCCACCACTGAAAAATTACACGTTGTCAAGATCGAAACGATCATTCGTTGCGAATCGGATAATTACTACACCCGTTTCTTTTTCACCAACGGTAAAACCCTGCTCGTATCCAAAACGCTGAAGGAATTTGAGGAGTTACTGAAAGACCATCATTTCATTCGTCCCCATAAATCCCATCTGATCAATCTGAGGCATATCAGAAGCTTTTACAGGCAGGAAAGCGGACAGATCCTGATGACCGATGGAAGCCCTGTACCGGTTTCCCGGCGAAAAAGGGAGTTCGTCATAAGGATGATCAGCCATTTATGA
- a CDS encoding two-component regulator propeller domain-containing protein: MIACLLLVLVKLGQVPVLTAQGNLHSYFKRLSFQNYPPGKSLSQNSIHCILEDAEGYMWFGTWDGLNKYDGYDFMVYTGDQTGGQTIQALLEDENGHLWIGTDEGLTRFDRKSGTFKTFRNDKANPSSLVHNNVTDLLQDKDGRIWIGTRQGLCFFESSSETFTSFLNLPQDNTPLRSNDIQDMKYDGTRLLWMGTRMGLIRFDTKTYGVTRYYHLPGDLNTIPHNMVREILIGESGFLWVGTLDGLCLIDMRQDTLYHFHHIPGNPSSLSDSRISSLLTDDDGVLWIGTENGLNRRNPVNGTFTRFFNQSFNPNSPSNDRILSLYEDRKGTLWIGTFNGINKIDRFTNKFRHYRQNPDVSNSLNSNYVISIVEDPSQKVWMATDNGLNILDRTTGQFSYKQHQPGNVNSLSSNSLRVICRDKKGNFWIGTQTNGLDKYDPFRDRFTHYGSDPGDANCLSSNEILCIAEDRSGYLWIGTAGGGLNRFDPVQKKWKVYRMDPALPGSISNNQVWSIYEDHEGDLWIGTGNGLNRYDCDRGTFDHYLHDQNDTSTIGAQQILSVLEDEQGILWIGTKGGGLNSLDLQTGIFKRYDTRHGLPSRVVYGCLEDDEGNLWISTNWGLSKFDIKNGLFINFDVNDGLQSNEFNIGALWKNPKGELYFGGMNGVNIFHPSDIQLNPIPPKTVITSFAIFDRLFPFELHDGDTVRLSSRENFFTITFSALDFTNPSKNRYRYRLQNYDHIWTTVTAENRQASYTKVKPGNYLFTVRGSNNNGIWDEQGTSITILIKPLWHQSWFFRIPFAVLFITGIWYLLNRRIKMLRRKHEVEKKMLDMEKQLYDIELQALRLQMNPHFIFNTLSSIQGFILENETDRAVDYLGKFSQLMRSILVHSRESSIPVEDELKALRHYMDLEKLRYNDKFDYSIAIDPEFDAELIEIPTMIIQPYIENAIIHGLVHKAGQGFVQVKISLEDDHILWVIEDNGIGRQRSMEIRKESGLHHLSRGMLITRERLELLNKMHQENFSVRVIDLTDGEGKAAGTRVEVRISGKERE, encoded by the coding sequence TTGATTGCATGCCTTCTACTCGTTCTGGTGAAGCTCGGCCAGGTACCCGTTCTTACGGCCCAGGGCAATCTGCATTCCTATTTTAAGCGCTTGTCTTTTCAAAATTATCCGCCCGGCAAAAGCCTCTCCCAGAACTCGATCCATTGCATTTTAGAAGACGCGGAAGGATATATGTGGTTCGGTACCTGGGATGGATTAAATAAGTATGATGGATATGATTTTATGGTTTATACGGGCGATCAGACTGGTGGCCAGACAATTCAGGCTCTTCTGGAGGACGAAAACGGCCATTTATGGATCGGGACCGATGAAGGATTGACCAGGTTTGACCGAAAATCAGGGACCTTCAAAACTTTCCGTAATGACAAGGCAAATCCCTCCAGCCTGGTTCACAATAATGTAACGGACCTGCTTCAGGATAAGGATGGCAGGATCTGGATCGGAACCCGCCAGGGTCTGTGTTTTTTTGAAAGCTCATCAGAAACGTTCACCAGTTTTCTGAACCTTCCCCAGGACAATACACCCCTTCGAAGCAATGATATCCAGGACATGAAATATGATGGTACCCGTTTGTTGTGGATGGGAACCAGAATGGGCCTCATCCGTTTCGATACAAAGACATACGGCGTTACGCGGTATTACCATCTTCCCGGAGACCTCAACACCATCCCCCACAACATGGTCAGGGAAATCCTTATCGGGGAATCCGGATTCCTATGGGTGGGAACCCTTGACGGGCTCTGCCTGATCGATATGCGTCAGGATACCCTCTATCACTTCCATCACATCCCCGGGAATCCGTCAAGCCTGTCCGACAGCCGGATCTCGTCCCTGTTAACCGATGATGATGGGGTACTCTGGATTGGGACAGAGAATGGGCTGAACCGGCGGAATCCCGTCAACGGCACCTTCACCCGGTTCTTCAACCAGTCATTCAATCCCAACAGTCCAAGCAATGACCGCATCCTCAGTCTTTATGAAGACAGGAAAGGGACATTGTGGATAGGAACGTTCAACGGAATCAACAAAATCGACCGGTTTACGAACAAATTCCGGCATTACAGGCAAAATCCCGATGTATCCAATTCGCTGAACAGCAACTATGTGATCTCGATCGTCGAGGATCCATCCCAAAAAGTCTGGATGGCAACAGATAACGGACTGAATATCCTCGACAGGACGACCGGACAGTTCAGCTATAAGCAACATCAGCCCGGAAATGTCAACAGCCTTTCCAGCAACAGTCTCAGGGTGATCTGCCGGGATAAGAAGGGTAACTTCTGGATAGGTACCCAAACCAATGGTCTGGACAAATATGATCCCTTCAGAGACAGATTCACTCATTACGGGTCAGATCCAGGGGATGCGAACTGTTTAAGCAGCAATGAGATTCTCTGCATTGCAGAGGACAGATCTGGTTATTTATGGATAGGAACTGCTGGCGGAGGACTGAACAGGTTTGATCCGGTACAGAAAAAATGGAAGGTGTATAGGATGGATCCGGCGTTACCGGGATCCATTAGCAATAACCAGGTATGGTCAATTTATGAGGACCATGAGGGAGATCTCTGGATCGGTACCGGGAACGGATTGAACCGGTATGACTGCGACCGGGGAACCTTTGATCATTACCTGCACGATCAGAACGACACCTCCACCATAGGTGCACAACAGATCCTATCTGTTCTGGAAGATGAGCAGGGTATACTCTGGATAGGAACGAAAGGCGGAGGACTGAACAGCTTGGATCTACAAACGGGGATATTTAAAAGGTACGATACCCGTCATGGGCTCCCCAGCAGGGTGGTCTATGGCTGCCTGGAAGATGATGAAGGGAACCTGTGGATCAGTACGAACTGGGGGTTATCAAAATTTGACATAAAAAACGGTTTGTTCATAAACTTTGATGTGAACGATGGGTTGCAGAGCAACGAGTTCAACATTGGTGCCCTCTGGAAAAACCCTAAGGGAGAGTTATACTTTGGCGGGATGAATGGAGTCAACATATTTCATCCCTCGGATATCCAATTGAATCCCATCCCTCCAAAGACTGTCATCACCTCCTTCGCCATTTTTGACAGGCTGTTTCCTTTTGAACTTCACGATGGGGATACTGTGCGACTTAGTTCCAGGGAGAATTTCTTCACCATAACCTTTTCAGCGCTGGATTTCACCAATCCGTCCAAAAACAGGTACCGGTACAGGCTGCAGAATTATGATCACATCTGGACCACGGTAACCGCGGAAAACCGGCAAGCATCCTACACAAAGGTAAAACCGGGAAATTACCTGTTCACCGTCAGGGGATCCAACAACAATGGCATCTGGGATGAGCAAGGTACCTCCATAACGATCCTTATCAAGCCATTGTGGCATCAGTCCTGGTTTTTCAGAATTCCATTTGCCGTACTTTTCATCACGGGGATCTGGTATCTGCTAAACCGCAGGATAAAAATGCTACGCAGGAAGCATGAGGTGGAAAAAAAGATGCTGGATATGGAAAAGCAGCTTTATGACATAGAATTGCAGGCATTGCGGCTGCAAATGAACCCGCATTTCATCTTCAACACGCTAAGCTCCATCCAGGGTTTCATACTGGAGAATGAAACAGACCGCGCCGTTGATTATCTTGGAAAGTTTTCCCAGCTGATGCGTTCCATACTGGTCCATTCCCGTGAATCATCCATTCCTGTTGAGGATGAACTGAAAGCACTTCGCCACTATATGGATCTTGAGAAGTTAAGATACAACGATAAATTTGATTACAGCATCGCAATTGATCCGGAATTTGATGCGGAATTAATCGAAATACCCACGATGATCATACAACCCTACATCGAGAACGCCATTATTCACGGTCTGGTCCATAAAGCCGGCCAGGGTTTCGTTCAGGTTAAGATATCCCTTGAAGACGATCACATTCTATGGGTGATCGAAGACAATGGAATTGGAAGGCAGCGCTCCATGGAAATCCGAAAGGAATCAGGGTTGCACCATTTATCCAGAGGCATGCTCATCACCAGGGAACGCCTGGAGTTGCTGAATAAAATGCACCAGGAAAATTTTTCGGTACGGGTGATCGACCTGACGGACGGCGAAGGGAAAGCAGCAGGAACAAGGGTTGAGGTGCGGATATCGGGGAAGGAAAGGGAATGA
- the ahcY gene encoding adenosylhomocysteinase: MEELAVGKALNYRVKDISLAEWGRREMEMAEKEMPGLMTIRKRYTQEKPLKGARITGSLHMTIQTAVLIETLVELGADVRWSSCNIFSTQDHAAAAIAARGIPVFAWKGETLEEYWWCTTQALTFPGGKGPHLVVDDGGDATLMIHKGYAVENDPELLKKEPSNEEEAAILRTLKEWFVEDKTKWHRTVVEWRGVSEETTTGVHRLYQMKEAGTLLAPAINVNDSVTKSKFDNLYGCRESLADGLKRATGVMIAGKVVVVLGYGDVGKGCSKSMRAYGARVVITEVDPICALQAAMEGFQVARVEDVLSVGNIFVTATGNRDVITIEHMARMKDEAIVCNIGHFDNEIQVDKLKSFPGIKHTNIKPQVDRFTFTDGRSIYLLAEGRLVNLGCATGHPSFVMSNSFTNQVLAQIDLWKSNYAIGVYRLPKKLDEEVARLHLEQLGVKLTRMTQEQADYIGVPKEGPFKPDHYRY, encoded by the coding sequence ATGGAAGAACTTGCTGTTGGAAAAGCGTTGAATTACAGGGTAAAAGATATCAGCCTGGCCGAATGGGGGCGCAGGGAAATGGAAATGGCCGAGAAAGAAATGCCGGGACTGATGACCATCCGGAAACGCTACACACAGGAAAAGCCGCTGAAAGGAGCCCGAATCACCGGTTCGTTACATATGACCATCCAGACTGCGGTATTGATTGAAACGCTGGTGGAACTGGGAGCTGATGTAAGATGGTCCAGTTGCAATATCTTCTCGACACAGGATCACGCAGCCGCAGCCATCGCTGCCAGGGGCATTCCGGTTTTTGCCTGGAAGGGTGAAACTCTGGAGGAATATTGGTGGTGTACCACACAGGCCCTGACCTTTCCCGGGGGAAAAGGCCCTCACCTGGTTGTAGATGATGGAGGCGATGCTACACTGATGATCCATAAGGGGTATGCCGTGGAAAACGATCCTGAATTATTGAAAAAGGAACCCTCCAACGAAGAAGAAGCCGCTATCCTGAGAACCCTGAAGGAGTGGTTCGTCGAGGACAAGACCAAATGGCACCGGACCGTTGTCGAATGGAGGGGCGTTTCGGAAGAGACAACCACCGGCGTGCACAGGCTGTATCAGATGAAAGAAGCCGGTACGCTACTGGCCCCTGCCATCAACGTCAACGACTCGGTGACGAAGTCGAAATTCGATAACCTGTATGGGTGCCGCGAATCGCTGGCTGACGGATTAAAAAGGGCTACCGGAGTGATGATCGCCGGCAAGGTCGTGGTGGTTCTCGGATATGGTGACGTAGGCAAAGGCTGCTCCAAATCCATGAGGGCGTACGGTGCACGGGTAGTGATCACGGAAGTAGATCCGATCTGCGCCCTGCAGGCTGCCATGGAAGGCTTCCAGGTTGCCAGGGTGGAAGATGTGCTGTCAGTAGGGAATATTTTCGTGACAGCCACCGGAAACCGCGATGTGATCACCATCGAACATATGGCACGGATGAAAGACGAAGCCATCGTTTGCAATATTGGCCATTTTGATAATGAGATCCAGGTGGATAAACTGAAATCATTCCCGGGCATCAAACATACGAACATCAAGCCCCAGGTGGACAGATTCACGTTCACGGATGGCCGTTCCATCTATCTGCTGGCTGAAGGCCGCCTTGTGAATTTAGGCTGTGCCACCGGACACCCTTCGTTTGTGATGAGTAACTCTTTCACCAACCAGGTGCTGGCACAAATCGACCTCTGGAAAAGCAACTATGCGATCGGGGTCTACCGTCTGCCGAAAAAACTGGATGAAGAAGTAGCCCGTCTGCACCTGGAGCAGCTGGGTGTAAAACTCACCCGGATGACGCAGGAACAGGCTGATTATATCGGCGTGCCGAAAGAAGGACCCTTCAAGCCGGATCATTACAGATACTGA